From Nycticebus coucang isolate mNycCou1 chromosome 6, mNycCou1.pri, whole genome shotgun sequence, the proteins below share one genomic window:
- the LOC128588069 gene encoding oligosaccharyltransferase complex subunit OSTC-like yields METLYRVPFLVLECPNLKLKKPPWLHMPSAMTVYALVVVSYFLITGGIIYDVIVEPPSVGSMTDEHGHQRPVAFLAYRVNGQYIMEGLASSFLFTMGGLGFIILDRSNAPNIPKLNRFLLLFLGFVCVLLSFFMARVFMRMKLLGYLSDGLECLLRRNQWILDLLLLMKF; encoded by the coding sequence ATGGAGACTTTGTACCGGGTCCCGTTCTTAGTGCTCGAATGTCCCAACCTGAAGCTGAAGAAGCCGCCCTGGTTGCACATGCCGTCGGCTATGACGGTGTACGCTCTGGTGGTGGTGTCTTACTTCCTCATCACTGGAGGAATAATTTATGATGTAATTGTTGAACCTCCAAGTGTTGGCTCTATGACTGATGAACATGGGCATCAGAGGCCAGTAGCTTTCTTGGCCTACAGAGTAAATGGACAATATATTATGGAAGGACTTGCATCCAGCTTCCTGTTTACAATGGGAGGTTTAGGTTTCATAATCCTGGACCGATCCAATGCACCAAACATTCCAAAACTTAATAGATTTCTTCTTCTATTCCTTGGATTTGTCTGTGTCCTATTGAGTTTTTTCATGGCTAGAGTATTCATGAGAATGAAACTGCTGGGCTATCTATCTGATGGGTTAGAGTGCCTTTTGAGAAGAAATCAATGGATACTGGATTTGCTCCTGTTAATGAAGTTTTAA